The proteins below are encoded in one region of Neosynechococcus sphagnicola sy1:
- a CDS encoding serine/threonine protein kinase, whose amino-acid sequence MVALPGIAIQNKIYESANSLVYRGIRDNGQEIVVKLLKQDYPAPQELTRYRQEYEITRSLNLEGVVKAYSQQDYQRTLVILLEDFGGESIERWMRQRPEFFPMPLATFLRLAIALTDILGSIHASNIIHKDINPGNIVLNLETGVVKIIDFGIATQFNRTNPTFKSPHVLEGTLAYLSPEQTGRMNRVLDYRTDFYSLGVTFYQLLTGRLPFATTDILELVHCHIAKQPVPPHELNATIPKPVSDIVMKLMAKNAEDRYQSAWGIKADLESLAEQFKKTSKLTPFHSHSMMFAIGCTFPKNCMDGKQRLPHYWQHLRE is encoded by the coding sequence ATGGTTGCTTTACCAGGTATTGCCATCCAAAACAAGATCTACGAAAGTGCTAATTCTCTGGTGTATCGGGGCATTCGAGACAATGGGCAGGAGATTGTCGTCAAGCTTCTCAAGCAAGATTATCCTGCTCCTCAAGAATTAACGCGCTACCGACAGGAATATGAAATTACCCGCTCCCTCAACCTGGAAGGAGTTGTCAAGGCATATAGTCAGCAAGATTATCAACGCACACTTGTGATTCTCTTAGAAGACTTTGGTGGAGAATCTATCGAAAGATGGATGCGGCAGCGTCCAGAATTCTTTCCGATGCCCTTAGCCACTTTTTTGCGGTTGGCGATCGCCCTCACCGACATTCTAGGCAGCATCCATGCCTCCAATATCATTCACAAAGATATTAATCCTGGAAACATCGTTCTTAATTTAGAGACTGGCGTTGTTAAAATTATTGACTTTGGGATTGCCACCCAATTCAATCGCACCAATCCAACGTTCAAAAGCCCTCATGTGTTGGAGGGTACACTTGCCTACCTGTCTCCAGAACAAACTGGGCGGATGAATCGTGTACTAGATTACCGCACCGATTTTTACTCCCTTGGCGTAACATTTTACCAATTACTGACTGGACGGTTACCTTTTGCAACAACCGATATCCTGGAATTAGTCCACTGTCATATTGCTAAACAACCTGTTCCACCACACGAACTGAATGCAACAATTCCCAAGCCCGTTTCAGATATTGTCATGAAACTGATGGCGAAGAATGCTGAAGATCGCTATCAGAGTGCCTGGGGTATCAAAGCAGATTTAGAAAGCTTGGCTGAACAATTCAAAAAAACAAGCAAATTAACACCATTCCACTCGCACAGCATGATGTTTGCAATCGGTTGCACATTCCCCAAAAACTGTATGGACGGGAAGCA